From one Lycium ferocissimum isolate CSIRO_LF1 chromosome 7, AGI_CSIRO_Lferr_CH_V1, whole genome shotgun sequence genomic stretch:
- the LOC132063397 gene encoding pentatricopeptide repeat-containing protein At5g19020, mitochondrial, whose amino-acid sequence MIIAIRHKPSFHFLFPLFSLSFPSPKWLSSSSTSKTPFLDHFQIFLKKNTNKQIPNYEFSLVSAFKSCSAHSCIPQGQQLHSLVLKSGLKSNIFILNSLITFYVKCGLVTDAKTIFDYCTRLDAVSCNIMLGGYIKFGFLNDACELFDKMTERNCVSYTTMIMGFVQKRLWSEGIWVFRDMRYFGVGPNEVTMVNVISAYLHCGGGIKVDKMLHGLVLKIGLIEFVHVSTNLLHLYCLSGCLKDARMLFNEMPEKNVISWNVMLNGYTKAGLVDLGKEVFEQIVDKDVVSWGTIIDGYLQAARLNEAVNIYRKMLYTGLLPNDVMIVDFLSTCGQAMSNFEGRQFHGVAVKMGFDLSDFIQATIIHFYAACGEVDLARLQFEVGNKDHVACWNALIAGLIRNRKIDEARRLFNQMPSRDVFSWSSMISGYSQSEQPDLALEFFHEMLAGGVKPNEITMVSVVSSIATLGTLKEGRWAHDYICKNSIPLNDNLSAALIDMYAKCASVSDALEVFNQIREKAVDVSPWNAIICGLAMHGHAKFSLDIFSDLLRQNIKPNSITFIGVLSACCHAGLVEAGEQHFKSMTKLYNVKPNVKHYGCMVDLFGRAGRLKEAEELIRSMPMEADIIIWGTLLAACRTHGNTEIGERAAENLARVEPSHGPSRVLLSNIYADAGKWDDAFLVRQAMRSQGLTRSTAYSGVV is encoded by the coding sequence ATGATCATTGCAATCAGACACAAACCATCCTTTCACTTCCTTTTTCCACTCTTTTCactctcttttccatctccAAAATggctctcttcttcttcaacgtCAAAAACACCATTTTTGGATCACTTTCAAATCTTCTTgaaaaaaaacaccaacaaaCAAATACCCAATTACGAATTTTCTCTTGTTTCAGCTTTCAAGTCTTGTTCCGCACATTCATGTATCCCCCAAGGCCAACAACTTCATTCCCTTGTCTTGAAATCTGGTCTCAAATCCAACATCTTTATCCTTAATAGCTTGATCACTTTTTACGTTAAATGTGGATTAGTTACTGATGCTAAGACAATATTTGACTATTGTACTAGGTTAGATGCTGTGTCTTGTAACATAATGTTAGGTGGTTATATTAAATTTGGGTTTTTGAATGATGCATGTGAGTTGTTTGATAAAATGACTGAGAGAAATTGTGTGTCGTATACGACTATGATAATGGGTTTTGTACAGAAGAGGTTATGGAGTGAGGGGATTTGGGTTTTTAGAGATATGAGATACTTTGGTGTTGGTCCAAATGAGGTGACTATGGTGAATGTTATTTCAGCTTATTTGCATTGTGGTGGGGGGATTAAGGTGGATAAAATGCTTCATGGATTGGTGTTAAAAATCGGGCTTATTGAGTTCGTTCACGTGTCCACGAATTTGCTTCATTTGTATTGTTTAAGTGGGTGTTTGAAGGACGCAAGAATGTTGTTTAATGAGATGCCAGAGAAAAATGTGATTTCTTGGAATGTGATGCTGAATGGGTATACTAAGGCAGGGTTAGTTGATTTAGGTAAAGAGGTTTTTGAACAGATTGTTGATAAGGATGTGGTTTCTTGGGGTACGATTATTGATGGTTATTTGCAAGCAGCAAGGTTGAATGAAGCTGTTAATATATATCGTAAAATGCTATATACGGGGTTGCTTCctaatgatgttatgattgtagactttctatctacgtgtggacAAGCGATGTCAAACTTTGAGGGTAGGCAGTTTCATGGTGTGGCAGTAAAGATGGGTTTTGATCTCTCGGACTTTATTCAGGCTACGATAATTCACTTCTATGCAGCTTGTGGGGAAGTAGATCTTGCTCGTTTGCAGTTTGAAGTCGGAAATAAGGACCATGTTGCATGTTGGAATGCTCTAATTGCAGGACTTATTAGAAATAGAAAAATTGATGAGGCTAGACGTTTATTCAATCAAATGCCTTCAAGAGATGTTTTCTCTTGGAGCTCCATGATTTCTGGTTACTCACAAAGTGAGCAGCCTGATTTGGCTCTTGAGTTTTTTCATGAGATGTTAGCTGGTGGCGTAAAACCAAATGAAATTACTATGGTCAGTGTCGTCTCTTCTATTGCTACTTTGGGGACCTTGAAAGAAGGTAGATGGGCTCATGATTATATTTGCAAAAATTCCATCCCTTTGAATGACAACTTGAGTGCAGCACTGATTGACATGTATGCCAAATGTGCCAGCGTTAGCGATGCCTTAGAAGTGTTCAATCAAATCCGAGAGAAAGCTGTTGATGTCTCACCATGGAATGCCATTATTTGTGGCCTGGCAATGCACGGGCATGCAAAATTCTCTCTTGATATCTTCTCAGATTTGCTGAGGCAAAACATAAAACCCAATTCAATCACTTTTATTGGAGTCTTAAGCGCATGTTGCCACGCCGGGTTGGTGGAGGCTGGGGAACAGCATTTCAAGAGCATGACTAAATTGTATAATGTAAAACCAAATGTTAAGCACTATGGTTGTATGGTGGATCTTTTTGGCAGAGCAGGAAGGTTGAAAGAAGCTGAAGAGCTCATACGGAGCATGCCTATGGAGGCAGATATCATCATATGGGGCACATTGTTGGCTGCTTGTAGAACTCATGGTAACACAGAAATAGGAGAAAGGGCTGCAGAGAACCTGGCAAGAGTGGAGCCATCTCATGGTCCTAGTAGGGTTCTTCTCTCTAACATTTATGCAGATGCCGGAAAATGGGATGACGCGTTTCTCGTAAGGCAAGCTATGCGAAGTCAAGGATTGACAAGGTCAACTGCATATAGCGGTGTTGTATGA